The Plectropomus leopardus isolate mb chromosome 14, YSFRI_Pleo_2.0, whole genome shotgun sequence DNA window atattacagaatcattttcaaaacaaaacgtGCAACATAGAGGAATTACAGTCTGTggtggatatttttaaaaaatatccagttaAGTTTTAAAATAGAGAGTAACCGTCCAGTTTTGCTGGTGTCTCCAGCAGTGATTTGTACGCTGCAGAGATGCTCTCTTGCAGAGGTTTGGTGTTTGACAGAAAGCACAGCAGTGGTGTCTCCTTGGTCTGGGCATCAGTGAGAGAAATCCAGGGAAAAGGCCTttgtgggaggaaaaaaaatatacgtGACTGGCAAAAATAGGTTAGACATGGCAGAAATATATCTGTATTTGGGTAATACAGTGTTGCACTCACTCCTCTGAAAGAAGGCAAGAGGCATATGATGCACTGATGAAACTGTGAGCATTTAAGTCCACAGTGTGCGGCCTGTTTTCTTTAAGGATGCTGTTAATAAGAGAGAGAGCATCACTGGATCCCATACTGGTGGAGGTGCAGATATTTAGCAGGCTGTACAACACTGCACACACCCAGTTTCGACCCAGAGAAATGCCACCTAAATACAGGAATTACAAGTCAGCTCAGTCAGGAATACAActttattaatgaaaatgtcaagTGAATTTCAATTGCTTTCTCATCCATCATATATAACATGAGAATTTCAAATGCAAGACAGAAATTGAAGTCTGCAACACTGAAACATGACATACCGCTCATTGCAAGAGGACTTGATGCCTCAATCAGCAAAGGATTCGTCAAAGCTGCAGTCAGGTGAGTGCAGGACAGCCACGAATCTGCCCGGTCACAAGCTACAAAGTCATACTGTGGTTTAAGAATGAAGTCGTGTCCAAGAAGCTGTGCCAATCTGAAATTAAACATCAAAAGAGTGAATTTAGTGACTGAATATTAATAATGCTGtatgcgtgtgagtgtgtgagtacCTGGTGATGGGTACACCAGAGGTGAAGCTGTACACAAGGCAACGCTTTGGCAGGTGAGAGTGGAGATCGGCGCAGACCTTTGGGAGGTGAGAGGGCAGACAGCAGAGGAACAGGACGTCTGCCCATGCTGCCAGTCTGCGATTGTCAAAGAAACATTCAAATCCTGTCTGGAGGAATTTAGCTGAAACACGGAAGCAACACGGGAAACATAAGGACAAGACTTTGAGTATATAAGTGCCATTTTCAGTATTCAAAAAATAAGCTCATGGtgcattttattaaatcaattaaatcaactcatgttttatatttaacttCTTGAGAGAGGGTAGTTATACACACTTCAAGTAGGTGCAAGGCTTtcaaaaaaagtgtgcatgaggaaaaatgtaatgCCTGCACAGTTATTCCATGCCACACAACTTTAATGAatctttgtcaggtcaaaataatcattttggtcattttgacctgacaaagatccaagaaggttaaaaatgtaaatttgctattaattttttatatttatgatattgTCAACTCttactttttgtttcattgGGATTATTATCATCTGACAACACAGGCCTTTTCACTTCTGATTTCATAATTAATTTGATAATCCACACACTAGCTGATTTAGTGAGTTTCCCTGCATCACAACAACTTTAATTGGGACTTCAAAGTgtcttgttttttcagtgtacCTGCAGATTCTGGTCTTCTACTGGAGATCTTAATATGTGATGGTTTGATGCCTGACTTCTCTGCGAGGGAGAGGAGCAACTGTTTCCCCAGGTGACCCATCCCGAGTATCCCAACGCAGAGGTCACTGTCTCCTCCTGATGCCCCCGAGtctctgttttcagtgtgaCTTTTGATGAAACATCTAAATATAAACATGCATCAATCAGAATGACTTCATCAGGACAAATACAGTATTGGGAAGGTAACTTTTGAAATGCAGTCAGTTACAGATCATTAGCTACcctgtaaaatgtaataatgtaactttatttgtaatgttatccaagtaatgtaacttattacatttgattgcTTTTGATTACAtctctaacaaatgtttttaaagtgggaaacaaagctaaaaaaaaccctgaatagGTTACGCCAAAAAGCATTACTCTACTATGAAAAGATGCGAAGCAACAGACTAAATGTTATATTCTACATATAGGCTTTTACCCAAAAATAATATATCTGGACTAAGCCCCTAATGACCaaccatttcaaataaaaactgtgattttattaCATAGTTTTTCTCAGTAACTATAAGGgacttttgttatttatgagaggggagggggtggtgcaaaaagggggaggcacttcaaatattttttttaggcactggggagggagttaTGGTTTTTTAATACGCTTAGTagagggacattcaactttaaatagtTGTATTTTTAGCATATATTTCAATCCCCAGATGCCAACACAAACAAGGCATGTGATCCCTATAAATCTCCAAAATTAGGACATTAATCATAGTCAGAAACTGTGAagtatggttatttatggtggagggacaGTCACTCATTTCTCCCAGTCACTCATGGAGGCTCAagacatgaaaaacagaaacaaagtccTTTCCAAGCCACCCTGCTACTCTCATAAATAGAGTAAAGCCCCTAACATTTCACAATAagcttacatttattttgtaatgaatTAACTAAGTTGGGCTTAACTAGTTATGCCTAACAATGACAATAACGTACGCTTAAAGTTATTCTAAAAGTCTTCCTGTGTGtcacaaacactttatttagCCTTCACAGCCAGATGAATTACCTCAGTGAGTGGACCAATTTACACAGGAATACTGCGTGCGCGCACCCGCAAAACGTCAATCCAGCTGAGCGTGCACGAAGGTAAAGTAACTCTTTTTCATCCTCAGTTAGTCCAGACTCAAAAGAAAAACCGCTCAGATCAGCAGAGACGTCCGCCATCGCCCCAAAGTCTCGACAGAGgtaaaattagccaaaaatcAACAATGACAAGcttaaaaacattgtaaaagtttgcctcctcctcctgtttccaTGGTAAAAGGACAACTTCCGATTCAACggctgtcatttttcaaaataaaattctttgCGGCATAAACAGCAAAAGTTAAAatgctgtgatttaaaaaacaattatttaatatattaaacaaaatcaaaattacaaaatacatcCTTGCCAatctgaaaaagtttttttaaaaatatctagtGTCCGATTTTAGGTTGTGGATAAACCTGTACTACTATTAAtcatataaaaaacacatactaaaaaaacaagatgtaaTGAATGAATGCCTTTATGAATATATAGTGATATAATATATCACTATTTTTATGACTACAACTCAGTTATCAAAGGTAAAAATCATATCCATCCACACTTTACCCTGatagattatatttttttatttccctttcaTGCTTTTAATACAAATTCAACTGTACACTTATGTACACGAAATATTATCCTGTCCACATAAACAAGAAAATCGGCAAACCAAATGTCTGCAACACAACATATCACACCAAATATCAAGATCCAaacatacacttaaaaaaaatcaattgcgCAGGATATTAAGACTTTACGATTTTGAGTGGATACTGTTTCTTGTACAAGTTTGTTGTCAACCATTTGAAAATGTGAGCGGCAGACTGACAcggtaaaacatttaaaattttcaaaGCAGCTtttcagagcagcagctcttGGGAAAATTACACAACATTGATCACAgctcaaaataaaattgtgaacTTCATAACAAATCTGGGTTATCTTACTATCTGTCATTCATTAGAGCAAGTAACCCTCAGAGTCACTTAAAGGTGCTGATAACAGAACTGCAACACATTCAGTTTCTATACTTGTTCTCTTATATTCGCATGAAATGTAACACATTAGgaatatttacagtaaataacaaggcccacatacatacagtacatgttaTATAAATTAAGGGTCAATACAACTATAATATTAGTGTTTATTGACAAGTAAGATAACCACATACAACCTGTAAACAGAGCTGCTTGAGAATGAAGCAAATGTTGCGCCTCATGAGACCACAGCCTACTTCTTTATtgttatgattttatatttataatgctGTTGTCTATCCTATAGCAGAACATAATCCACATAAAGACAATATGTGGCTCATAAATCTGTCACTCTTCATCCCTTTTGATTAAACAAACAGTTGGGCAATGCTGATAACCATGAAGGCACTGTGAGGGAACTGGTAAGCTGACACAAGCTGAATCACAGTAGCTCATATTGCCACGAGATGAACTTCATTACATATACACCAGAGCTTGTATGTGCACATCTGAGATGTCCTGCTTCAAAAAATGCTCTGAAGAAAgtttccaacacatttttttcgCTGTTCTGCAAAGTCTCAGGAACCGTATGGCAACAAGAATTACTCCTCGCCCTGCCTCCATTTCTGAGACTCCTCCTGGCGTGCATCAGGGTGAATCTGGTTCCTCATCCCACCCAAGACGTTGGAGGTGGCTTCAGTGGCCATAATGAGTGGCTTGACCACAGCTGGTGGCAGCTGGCGGAGAACTCCACCCACTGCGCCCGTCATCCCGCGTTGCTCGTGCTCCCGAGTGGCTGTGTCATAGATGGTAAGTGCTGTGTCCGTAATGCCCTGTGGATGGAAACGCCACAATCCTCATTAAAAATAGTTTCTTTCCATTAATGTCAATGAAGTGAACATCTTTAGCTTTAGGTTCGTTTACCTCTTTTACAACAGTGTAGGCTTTAGCTACACCTTCTCTCAGGTCAACGGGCTGATGCGCCAGTCCATAATGGGAGAAACGTTTtattctctttgtgtctctctcatCGGGCACCGGAGACACCATATCATACGCCGTCTCAGCTGCGGCctacaaagtgacacacaaCAACAGATTTACCTGACGCCTCAAGAAGGCACAAGCAGTGAATAATAGGGGTACGAGGCATAAGTGCTCCATTTGAAAGTTAGTAAAACTTTTAGCTTTAGAGCTAAGTAACGTCACCAGctatagaaaataaatttgctgttatgttacaatacgtaggtttttttttttttttttgctttgtaaaaaagaaaaaacatgtattatCCTAAACATAAATTGCccagttttaaattaaaagtctGCATTGTTTTGGATGGGACGCAGTGATGTTACAGCTATCTATTAATATCAgatcaaaataccaaaaatagtAGATCTGCGCAGCTGCAGATAACAGCCACTGTTTCAGTCAGACATCCCTCAATCGAATGTTATAGGCAGAATGGTGATCAGGTGTttggaaataaacaaaataaaataaatgaatatgcaGTACAAGCTATGTAACCTTTAACTTTCATATCATAGTTAATCTGTCCAGTCTGTGCAGCGCAGAAAGGAAAGCTAACCCAAACCCGACCCACATTTTCACTTGAGTGTTCATTTCAGACCCtatcctcatgttttttttatttcttgtgaGTACTTGAGAATTCAATAACAACTTAATGCAAGTAATCGAAATcggaaattacttaaaatgccCATCCCTTATGAATAGATTTCTTTTTAGTTACAGTGAAGAGTTTACCTGGATGGTCCGCACCATCCTGTTGGTGAGCTCCAGAGCAGCCATGGCTGTGGAGGTCCCAAAGGAGGCAGTGCCACGCTGAAACCCACGGACAATCCGACCATCTTTCCTGTACTGCTCAATCGGGAGCCAGACCAAGTCCCTGAATCCCTGAACTGAACAGAACACATATTTTAAGAACAAGGACTACTTTACCTGAGAAACACACCTGAATCAGCATGCTCACACACTGTGAACCACTTTCACAGCACTTCTTTAATGAACCCATGAATTACATGTAGCCACTGATTAAAAGTTGGTTCTATGcttaaagaaacataaatatagGGAAAAATCTAGTCCAGTTATGGCTtatagaataaataataatattaataaacttTGATTATATAATACAGCGATTAAAGATAAATAAGAAATGAGAACTACAAAGTTAAGTTAGATATTCTAGCTCATTTTAcagcttgttttctttatttatatcaACCATTTATGCACATTATGAAATGTAAGTTCATTTGATGACACCAAAAAGCCTGTGACTGAGTTCAGAACATGTGTTTGTACTCACCTAGTTGCACCAGAGAGTGAATTGGGCCCACACCACCCAGCAGCCCTGGAAGCTGGTTCTTCTTGATGTCATTTAGCCATTCATTTATTGCATAGGAAAACAGCTTATCCACACCcaataatctaaaaatacaaacaagtattattactttggaAAGATTAGTAGTTCCAGGATATAACACATATTATGCTGCGCAGAAGAATTTTGCTCTATTACTTGCTGAATCCAAGATGTCAATCAACAAGTGACAGCAACAGTAACAGTCTGATGATATATATTAACTGAGATAAACATACCCTTGTCTGTAGCACAAGCGCCTCAGTTTCAGCTCTGAACAATTAAGCTGTGTCAACCCGATAATGATTCCTGCAAAAGTTCCCTGAAACAGAGAAGTCATAACATTATTCGCAAAGCAAACATGAAATAATGTGGAAATAATATACAAAGCCCTCTTAGAACATGTACCTGCTCCATTGCAACATGTTTCCCGTGGTAATCCAAGCGAATGGGAACCTCAGAGGTAAATCGAAACTCCCtgtaaggaaaagaaaatgtcagacaAAAAATTTCAGTGATTTCTTCTAAGGACAGGGGGGtcattttttaggttatttaaaACTGACCTAAAGAAGATGGGTTGGTCTGTGAAGGGAGGAGCAGAGGCTTCATTATCAATCACTTCCTCTCTGCCAGATGTGGAAAAACCATTGTGGCTCAAGCGTCTCTGAGCAGGCACTGAGATGATCGGGGCCGGGTCCTGGCTGCTGCCGGCGTGCTTGGAGAAGCTGCAGGAGATCTCCGGGgcagctgctttttttgtggaaacacagacagctgcagaaCAAAATATTATCTCATTAGGAGCAAGTGAGGGTTgtattaaattatgtttgagTTCATGAGAGTAATGAATTTTACCTTCTTGAGCAGGGGGAGAGAAAAACTCAACTTCAGTGGCAAGGCTGGCAAAGAAGTCCTTCAAGAAGAACAGTGCGtccttcaaacaaaaaaaaaaacctgtcatgtaaaaacatttactgAGGATTCTTATACGTGTATTCAGTACAATCATCTGTATCACAGTCTTTTACCTGATCGATATTGAGGCGGAGAGGCATCAAGGAAACACGCAAGCAGCACTCCTGGGGAGCCTGGCCTGATTCAGGACACATGTGCAGTGCCTTAACTGTCAACTGAAACCAAAGACACATGAAGAGGTTACACAAGGCGGAGACTTGACTGGGTTAATGTCGAGTGTGTTGCCCTCCTCACCATGTTAGAGTGCGCTTTTCTGGGCATTTCTTTGCTAGAATACAAGTAGAGGAACTTGTTCATCTGTGAGGTTGCCAGCCTGTCACGAATTTCCAAGTCCTGCACAACAAACACCTGCCGGGAGACTGGCTGATCCATCGTTGGCCCAGAAGCCACCTGGGCCTGTGGGTACACCTCATGCTGAAATCTCACCTTGATAAATGGTCAAAGAAAAGCTGGTCAATGCTAAAGAAATGTCCCATGGTATTCATGTGATCAGTATGAgagaaacattaacaaaaacattaattccAGGTGAATAGGAACTGTACCTTGCTGAGCTGGATCTCCATCAGGACGTCCGGGTTCCTTCCTCTTCCACCCGCTGCCCGTCCCGACGTTTTGGCCTGTCTGACAGGAGTTTGAGAAGGGGAGCTGTGGGGTGTAGAGCTGCAAAATGGAGAgaaggatacatttttttttttgtttgtttaaattttcaggGAATACATGAATCAGTAGTTCTGTGTTTAAAGAAGAAAGGCAAAGCAAAACGTCTATACATGTAGAGATAAAGATATAGGAATAGTGATCATAAAACTTAAGTAAAATGAAGACttaataaaatagataaacaaaATAGTGAATACCAGTCTGCTAgaagtgataataataataataataatgataataataataaaatgggaaaaaaatgaacaaaaataaataaataaagattaaagtCAAATGAAATAGAGATGTGGtaataatgataagaaaaatctaagtaatcctttaaaaatcacagttcacagttaaaaaatgttacgCAGCTAATTGCTCACCCCCGGCTTCTAGCAGGAGACGCTGTAAAAGTGGCCATCCCAAAGTCTTTCCCACCATAGAGGTGCCAGATGACAGAGATCTCCTTGATGAGGTAGCGCACCTCTGGGATGGGAAAGTTCATGGCTCCACGGCTGGAGTCGCTCCCCTCTAGAGGCTGACTGAAGTAATCATCTTTGATTTCCACAGGATCTGACGTAAGCTGCTTTACCACTGGCTCCTGATCGATATCCTGAAACACAAATCACTTTACAGTGAGCCAACACAGATTTTCATTCTCTCAAGCGGCCAAAACTGTGTGAACGAGCACATCCTGACCTCTCCTCTGGAACCTGGAGTCTCCAGAATACAAAAGTCGTCCGTCTCTTGCGCCAGATGAGGCACAGGAGTGATGAGGGGAGAGTGAAGCATGGGGTAAGTGGGACTTGAATCTTGGTTGAAATTGCCGCTCTCATCTGGGAACAAGAACAGGTCTGAGCGAGGCGGGCTGTGGTCTTGATTTCGCTCCTCGTGTGCACCTACAGATGTGTGAAAAAGAATAAATCTAGGtaagtttttatcatttatggAGCTAAAAGTTTAATCTTTACCAGAAAAAGTCTTCACCGTTCTGCTGTAGTCCGGGTGCATGCTGCCCGTCAGTCTCCTCCATAGCTTCACTCATCAGATCCTG harbors:
- the noxred1 gene encoding NADP-dependent oxidoreductase domain-containing protein 1, whose protein sequence is MADVSADLSGFSFESGLTEDEKELLYLRARSAGLTFCGCAHAVFLCKLVHSLRCFIKSHTENRDSGASGGDSDLCVGILGMGHLGKQLLLSLAEKSGIKPSHIKISSRRPESAAKFLQTGFECFFDNRRLAAWADVLFLCCLPSHLPKVCADLHSHLPKRCLVYSFTSGVPITRLAQLLGHDFILKPQYDFVACDRADSWLSCTHLTAALTNPLLIEASSPLAMSGGISLGRNWVCAVLYSLLNICTSTSMGSSDALSLINSILKENRPHTVDLNAHSFISASYASCLLSEEPFPWISLTDAQTKETPLLCFLSNTKPLQESISAAYKSLLETPAKLDGYSLF